In Vespa velutina chromosome 1, iVesVel2.1, whole genome shotgun sequence, the following proteins share a genomic window:
- the LOC124954055 gene encoding protein APCDD1-like, translating to MFRIIKLLTPLIIFGISQATTWRSENGEDQCEAAIKKVVREDRAIIEDDSLTRLRYTWSSQECEVRAGPEYIIRKYTFFENGTFLLLRYHYAEESCSIATHTVVARGSIQLGLPSALIPGATDTKFHIDIVHIVPLNRQIANKFGHRLNVTCSLQPKWRPYVAQPIYERLHRQFESPSWYGPRYNSLQSYPFSKKGKAIDCLETLGIEFDELSMLRVQKKEFDQKYVVPGSNVKSKVELALANVPPNVQSPWIRRATSLQSTMLIRMDTTSECPICGSIFRGTEYNPPLLHEVAPLPALLGGSWISSQCESVKGGLWSRRRVKIYSGDKLWTGRWDYHLDPRCIIFSYSITAAGSYVQRAGRYKREKDNAKLFQLSWYPSMDRLKDRSRRSMDGAYRHLFRNARPSMIESFAAMLRGNKKHEEVVTSAETSSGTPSGTTELDLHVAESVLVPGDMSIVDRCAGKEAGKPLTLWPSNCVPLAIEAPSTLRLRAKIGVSWSGQYILRLSPRDDDIWDMPLRQCGSTNSRNPRLRVYLRKSLGLKYGLASSAISLNRTSVHLTVFVLFFFHYFYRTDSLLL from the exons ATGTTTCGGATAATTAAGCTCCTTACTCCACTAATAATCTTTG GCATTTCTCAGGCGACCACATGGAGATCGGAAAACGGCGAGGATCAGTGTGAGGCAGCTATCAAGAAGGTCGTCCGAGAAGATCGGGCCATAATAGAAGATGACAGTCTAACTAGGCTACGCTATACATGGTCGTCTCAAGA ATGCGAAGTACGCGCCGGTCCAGAATATATCATTCGAAAGTATACATTTTTCGAAAACGGCACGTTCTTGTTGCTGCGCTATCACTATGCCGAAGAATCTTGTAGCATAGCAACGCACACCGTAGTAGCACGTGGATCCATCCAACTTGGTTTACCATCCGCGTTGATACCTGGTGCGACTGATACCAAATTTCACATAGACATTGTTCATATTGTACCATTGAATCGTCAG ATCGCGAATAAATTTGGGCATAGATTAAACGTCACTTGTAGCCTACAACCTAAATGGCGTCCGTACGTGGCTCAACCAATTTACGAGCGTCTTCATCGTCAATTCGAATCTCCTTCCTGGTACGGTCCAAGATATAATTCGCTTCAAAGTTATCCTTtctcgaaaaaaggaaaagcgaTAGACTGTTTGGAAACGCTTGGAATCGAGTTCGACGAATTGAGTATGCTAAGAGTGCAAAAGAAAGAGTTCGATCAGAAATACGTTGTGCCTGGTTCAAACGTTAAATCGAAAGTCGAATTGGCGCTTGCAAACGTGCCACCGAACGTTCAATCTCCATGGATTCGTCGAGCCACGTCGTTACAATCTACCATGTTAATCCGCATGGATACC aCAAGCGAATGTCCGATCTGCGGTAGTATATTCCGAGGAACGGAATATAATCCACCTCTGTTACACGAGGTAGCGCCACTTCCAGCGTTGCTCGGTGGTTCCTGGATAAGCTCTCAATGCGAGAGCGTCAAAGGTGGTCTATGGTCTCGACGACGCGTGAAAATTTATTCCGGTGACAAACTTTGGACAGGTCGTTGGGATTATCATTTAGATCCACGATGTATCATTTTCTCTTACTCGATCACTGCGGCAGGAAGCTACGTGCAACGTGCCGGAAGATATAAACGCGAAAAAGATAATGCGAAACTATTTCAATTATCTTGGTATCCTTCGATGGACAGGCTAAAGGATAGATCGAGAAGAAGTATGGATGGGGCGTATCGTCATCTCTTTCGAAACGCTCGACCTTCGATGATCGAATCATTTGCCGCTATGCTCAGGGGCAATAAGAAACACGAAGAGGTCGTAACGAGCGCGGAGACATCCTCGGGTACACCCTCCGGGACGACGGAGTTGGACCTTCACGTAGCCGAGAGCGTCCTCGTTCCAGGAGATATGTCGATAGTTGACCGATGTGCTGGCAAAGAGGCAGGCAAACCTCTTACCTTATGGCCCAGTAATTGCGTTCCTCTAGCCATAGAAGCGCCATCCACTCTTCGATTAAGGGCCAAAATTGGCGTTAGTTGGTCGGGTCAATACATCCTGCGATTAAGTCCGAGAGATGACGACATTTGGGATATGCCGCTTCGTCAATGCGGATCAACGAATTCGCGCAATCCTAGATTAAGAGTATATCTTAGGAAAAGCCTAGGGCTTAAATATGGACTTGCTTCTTCGGCAATTTCACTCAATCGGACATCCGTCCACTTGACCGTgttcgtccttttctttttccattatttttaccGAACAGACAGTcttctattataa
- the LOC124954076 gene encoding uncharacterized protein LOC124954076: MARLPVVLLFLISPPFLDNGDALIQDGLSKLLFGSLATIKNVRIPELLNQLCNESQGVNVTLRDACYGCFYRASNQPTGYPLLLRMSACADMYLNNTDYGHCQAYLRNATNNLNNRVGPVTIYCTFLECIRQVNKDTLDALRATIREEGTTTGRKARRRNSGFIIKIYPRTLRAVCAFREQLNTDSITVRPGAEPIDPRTNPASPRKSQLETFVSDALITCTKSRL, translated from the exons ATGGCGAGGTTACCGGTGGTCCTCCTTTTCCTGATATCTCCGCCTTTTCTCGACAACGGAGATGCTCTGATACAAGACGGCTTATCCAAGTTGTTGTTCGGCTCCCTGGCTACGATAAAAAA CGTAAGGATCCCCGAGTTACTTAATCAATTGTGCAACGAATCGCAAGGCGTCAACGTTACGCTGCGCGATGCCTGTTACGGTTGCTTTTATAGGGCGAGCAATCAACCAACGGGATATCCCTTGCTATTGAGAATGTCCGCGTGCGCGGACATGTACCTGAATAATACCGATTACGGTCACTGCCAAGCCTATCTGAGA AATGCGACGAATAATTTGAACAACCGTGTCGGTCCTGTTACGATCTACTGTACCTTCCTCGAGTGCATTCGGCAAGTGAACAAGGACACGCTG GACGCTTTACGCGCAACCATAAGGGAAGAAGGAACAACGACGGGCCGAAAAGCACGAAGGAGGAATTCCggctttataataaaaatatatcctcGCACTTTGAGAGCCGTTTGCGCGTTCAGAGAACAACTAAACACCGATTCCATTACCGTACGACCCGGAGCAGAGCCCATCGATCCCAGAACGAATCCTGCAAGTCCTCGAAAATCCCAATTAGAAACTTTTGTCTCCGACGCTTTAATTACATGCACCAAGAGCCGACTGTAA
- the LOC124954101 gene encoding uncharacterized protein LOC124954101 has translation MHKLRECVGEALRIFPSFNLTDVKLSQLLVNATACVLAKTRCAYTNPITGEIQEDDLANKFHLPSVNAIFVNTDYDINIVQFPIRYGTSDVCAKFRNVEPATWPSAAC, from the coding sequence TTACGTGAGTGCGTAGGCGAGGCCCTGCGAATCTTTCCAAGCTTCAATTTGACGGACGTCAAACTGAGCCAACTCCTCGTCAACGCTACTGCCTGCGTTTTGGCGAAAACGCGTTGCGCTTATACGAATCCGATAACCGGGGAGATTCAAGAGGACGATCTAGCCAATAAATTTCACCTACCGTCTGTCAACGCCATTTTCGTCAACACGGACTACGACATCAACATCGTGCAGTTTCCTATCCGTTACGGTACCTCGGACGTATGCGCGAAATTCCGAAACGTCGAGCCGGCTACGTGGCCCTCCGCCGCTTGTTGA